The uncultured Ilyobacter sp. nucleotide sequence CCAAAGACAGTTAAGATTGGTACTCAAAAATTAGTTGAAGATGAAATGTTGGCAATCCATGAAGGATTGATACAAAAATATTTCGAAGAGAAGGGAATAGAGTGCAACTTTATAAATTTTGATTCAGGTGCAGATGTCAATGCAGCCTTGGTGTCCGGGAGTATAGATTTTGGAAATTTCGGAACTACACCAGCTACTGTAGCAACGGCTCTTGGAATAGAAACTGAACTAATATGGTTACATGCAGTAATCGGTGCAGGAGAATCCTTGGTTGTAAAAAATGGTTCAGGTATAAAAAGTGTCAAAGATTTAAAAGGAAAAAGAGTAGCGACTCCAGTGGCATCTACAAGCCATTTCGCCTTACTTAGTGCCTTAAAAGATGCAGGGATTGAAAAAGATGTTACTATTTTGGATATGAAGCCTTCAGATATAGTTGCTGCATGGTCAAGGGGAGATATAGAAGCTGCCTATGTGTGGAATCCAGCATTAGGAAATTGTGAAGAATCAGACGGAACTATTCTTATAGGTAGTGATGATTTAATGGAAATCGGATGTGTAACAGCAGATACAGAAGTTGTAAGAAAAGAATTTGCTAAAGCTTATCCAGAGTTAGTTAGTTATTATGTAGCAGCCATGATAGAAGCTGGAGATATTTATAGAGAATCACCAGAAAAAGCTGCCGAAATCCTTTCAAAGCAATTAGATATTTCGTTAGACGAGGCGACTAAGCAGATGAACGGGAATGTGTGGCTCAGTGCTGAAGATGCTTTAAGTGCAGATTATTTTGGAACCTCAGAGAAAAAAGGGAATCTTGTAAAAGTATTTAAGGACACAGCAGATTTCTTAGTATCTCAAAATTCAATAGATGAGGCACCGGGTATAGAGACATTTGAAGAATTTGTAAATCCGGCTTATATAGAAGAAGCAGTAAAAATACTAAAAAAATAAAAAAATAAAAATAAGATTAGGAGGAGAATATTATGAGTTTTGAAGTGTTATGCGCAAAAGCAAAAGAAGCTATTTTGGAAATGGAAGAAGATCAGGCACTAGAGATGTTAGACGAGGCTATTTCTGAAGGTTATGACTTGATGGATCTTCTAGCCAAAGGATTTGCATCTGGAATGGAAGAGCTAGGTCAGTTATTTAGCGATGGACAAGTATTCTTACCTGACTTAATGTATGCAGCTGATATCATGCAGCAAGTTACTGAAAAGATCGAAGAAAACCTGCCAGCAGGTAATGATGTTTCTAAAAAAGGGAAAATGATAATGGCCACTGTAGAAGGAGACGTTCATGATATCGGGAAAGGTATCTGCTGCAGTATCTTAAAAACAAAGGGTATTGAGGTATTTGATTTAGGAAGAGACGTTGCAAGTGAACTTATAGTTGACAAGGCAGAAGAACTAGGGGTTAAAATAATAGGTCTTAGTGCACTAGTTACAACAACTATGGGGGCTCAAGAAGCCGTAATCAAGATATTAGAAGAGAGAGGTATCAGAGATAAATATAAGGTTATGATTGGTGGAGCACCAGTTACTACTAGATATGCCAATAAAATAGGTGCAGATGCCTATACTGAGGATGCTGTAGAATGTGCAGAAAAAGCATTGGAATTTCTTGCATCATAATAGAATAAAATAGCGTAAAGGAGGTATAAAATGCAAACTAGAATGGGAGACGGTTATATGGTTGAAATGACCACTGATGAAATTCGTCATGATATCGATATAGCCGTTGAAGAAGCCTCTAGAAAGGCGAAATGTGAGCCACTTACTGAAGACGATAAACAAAATCTTATGGATATTATATGTGACAAAAGAAAATTTGTCAGTGTAGAACGTGGTGACGAATTAATTCTGACCTATGATACACCTGCTGAAAAGTTTACTCGTACAGACATACGTACTTCAAGACAGCAATCTTTGAAAACATATGAAACTGTACTGATGGCAGATACACTGGAGATGTCAAGCAGATTTTATGATTTTAAATATATAAAACCTTAT carries:
- a CDS encoding cobalamin-dependent protein (Presence of a B(12) (cobalamin)-binding domain implies dependence on cobalamin itself, in one of its several forms, or in some unusual lineages, dependence on a cobalamin-like analog.) — its product is MSFEVLCAKAKEAILEMEEDQALEMLDEAISEGYDLMDLLAKGFASGMEELGQLFSDGQVFLPDLMYAADIMQQVTEKIEENLPAGNDVSKKGKMIMATVEGDVHDIGKGICCSILKTKGIEVFDLGRDVASELIVDKAEELGVKIIGLSALVTTTMGAQEAVIKILEERGIRDKYKVMIGGAPVTTRYANKIGADAYTEDAVECAEKALEFLAS
- a CDS encoding aliphatic sulfonate ABC transporter substrate-binding protein; the protein is MKKLFVKKLFRFCVLVTLISSFIGCGKSGGDSASGNGEVTYPKTVKIGTQKLVEDEMLAIHEGLIQKYFEEKGIECNFINFDSGADVNAALVSGSIDFGNFGTTPATVATALGIETELIWLHAVIGAGESLVVKNGSGIKSVKDLKGKRVATPVASTSHFALLSALKDAGIEKDVTILDMKPSDIVAAWSRGDIEAAYVWNPALGNCEESDGTILIGSDDLMEIGCVTADTEVVRKEFAKAYPELVSYYVAAMIEAGDIYRESPEKAAEILSKQLDISLDEATKQMNGNVWLSAEDALSADYFGTSEKKGNLVKVFKDTADFLVSQNSIDEAPGIETFEEFVNPAYIEEAVKILKK